From Phycisphaerae bacterium, one genomic window encodes:
- the rsmA gene encoding ribosomal RNA small subunit methyltransferase A, with the protein MPGQTQSEIRRLLAEAGLAPQHRLGQNFLIDLNLMRKVVAGGEVQPADTVLEVGAGTGSLTELLLQRGARVVAVEIDRGLQGVLRARLGEHPRFTLVQGDALGGKHRVNPLVLKVLSERPPAPGGAYKLVANLPYQIATPLLMDLLLAAPRFARLTATIQREVGERLAAQPRTEAYGPVSVVMQTLAEVTPLAILPPTAFWPRPQVESLLVAIRPRPLESVNVDDVTGFVAFVQRGFQQRRKMLRRLVRDLDAPGAALVFQRAGVSPDARAEELSPPDWRGLFAAWRRSGR; encoded by the coding sequence ATGCCGGGTCAAACCCAATCCGAAATCCGACGCCTGCTCGCCGAGGCCGGCCTGGCGCCGCAGCATCGCCTCGGCCAGAACTTCCTCATCGATCTCAATCTTATGAGAAAAGTGGTCGCGGGGGGAGAGGTTCAGCCCGCCGATACTGTGCTCGAGGTCGGCGCTGGAACCGGCTCGTTGACCGAGTTGCTGCTGCAGCGCGGGGCGCGCGTCGTCGCGGTGGAGATCGACCGCGGGTTGCAGGGTGTGCTGCGCGCCCGCCTGGGCGAGCACCCGCGCTTCACGCTCGTCCAGGGCGACGCGCTGGGCGGCAAGCACCGCGTGAACCCGCTCGTGCTCAAGGTGCTGAGCGAGCGGCCGCCGGCGCCCGGCGGTGCGTACAAGCTCGTGGCCAACTTGCCCTACCAGATCGCCACGCCATTGCTGATGGACCTGCTGCTCGCCGCGCCGCGGTTCGCGCGGCTGACGGCCACGATTCAGCGTGAAGTAGGCGAGCGGCTGGCGGCCCAGCCGCGCACGGAGGCGTACGGGCCGGTTTCCGTCGTGATGCAGACGCTCGCCGAGGTGACGCCGCTGGCGATTCTGCCGCCGACGGCGTTCTGGCCGCGGCCGCAGGTCGAGTCGCTGCTCGTGGCGATTCGTCCGCGGCCGCTCGAGTCCGTAAACGTGGACGACGTGACCGGCTTCGTGGCCTTTGTGCAGCGCGGTTTCCAGCAGCGGCGCAAGATGTTGCGGCGGCTGGTGCGGGATCTGGATGCCCCCGGGGCGGCGCTGGTGTTCCAGCGGGCGGGGGTCAGTCCTGATGCGCGGGCGGAGGAGTTGTCGCCACCTGATTGGCGAGGGTTGTTTGCGGCGTGGCGGCGGTCTGGCCGATGA
- the queG gene encoding tRNA epoxyqueuosine(34) reductase QueG: MTPVAKSQVVQALARQVGFDLAGVAPATQSCRAEYYRDWLAAGHGGTMEYLQRNVPVRLDPAQLLPGARSVICVALNHRRSDGYRRPRTPATTAPTQPPTGVIAQYARGRDYHVVLRRMLGELVGRLRDQLAESFETRICVDTAPVLERELAVAAGLGWFGRNTCVLNPELGSYLFLGEVITTLELAPGVPLAERCGACRRCLEACPTGAFIGPFQLSAEKCISYLTVEYRGEIPVELSAGIGDRVFGCDLCQQVCPYNARTPPASHPEIAVDILPERVNLLKIIKLRSGSYRRLTRGTAAARARREMWRRNAAIALANLGRTARGPAT; encoded by the coding sequence ATGACCCCGGTCGCGAAAAGCCAGGTCGTTCAGGCCCTCGCCCGGCAGGTCGGGTTCGACCTCGCCGGCGTCGCCCCGGCCACCCAAAGCTGCCGGGCGGAGTATTATAGGGATTGGCTCGCCGCCGGCCACGGGGGAACCATGGAGTATCTCCAGCGCAACGTCCCCGTGCGCCTCGACCCCGCGCAGCTCCTCCCCGGCGCACGCTCCGTCATCTGCGTCGCGCTCAATCATCGGCGGAGCGACGGCTACCGGCGCCCGCGCACGCCGGCGACCACCGCGCCGACGCAGCCGCCCACCGGCGTCATCGCGCAGTACGCGCGCGGCCGCGATTATCACGTTGTGCTCCGGCGGATGCTCGGCGAACTCGTTGGGCGCCTGCGCGACCAACTCGCGGAGTCGTTCGAGACGCGCATCTGCGTCGACACGGCACCGGTGCTCGAGCGCGAGCTGGCGGTCGCCGCGGGACTGGGCTGGTTCGGCCGCAACACGTGCGTGCTGAACCCGGAGCTGGGCTCGTACCTGTTCCTGGGGGAGGTGATCACCACGCTGGAACTGGCCCCCGGCGTGCCGCTCGCTGAGCGATGCGGCGCCTGCCGGCGATGTCTGGAGGCGTGCCCGACGGGCGCGTTTATCGGACCATTTCAATTAAGCGCCGAGAAATGCATATCTTATTTGACAGTTGAGTACCGCGGCGAAATTCCCGTGGAATTGTCGGCGGGGATCGGCGATCGTGTGTTCGGTTGCGACCTTTGCCAGCAGGTTTGCCCTTACAACGCGCGCACGCCGCCCGCCTCCCACCCGGAAATCGCCGTCGATATCCTGCCGGAACGAGTTAACTTGCTTAAAATCATAAAGTTGCGATCCGGCTCGTATCGACGGCTGACGCGCGGTACGGCTGCAGCGCGGGCGCGGCGGGAGATGTGGCGGCGCAACGCGGCCATCGCGCTCGCCAATCTTGGACGAACGGCGCGCGGCCCGGCGACCTGA
- a CDS encoding VCBS repeat-containing protein, producing the protein MQRSIGSWRIWACAGYIIAGATLAHSGEEATRAGLLFKRQPATVTIAPLGAWIDSATCTDVAVTDFTGDGRTDIAVAWYANDDDNPAASLRVLTILRNTGAGFTLAADINLYIYDAAQPNMSVFRRGTSDIGVGDFDGDGDADLAVTPFFGDELWLIENLGSGQFAAHLKFMFEVNTTTGYLTPPELLSADFDGDGRADLAYIADPNQYLDGLMIHFWRTDGAIANMYRTDWWGYDGAVPMCWTRGLAVADFDGDGRPDVCFSGTVVPPAQEVIPIFATWFGLNTATGAFHVHNELPSIICSDVVDVRPVPGSRPGVILTDSNGLTLQYWAQSSSGPVDFTFVTQETGYAGLSPGRGMAAVAADVDGDGDHDIITKQKLGTAADGNQIEVTLCQNGGTTWRRVSPVSVDTTGFQNLQTNQILRPRNLASADLSGNTLPEIVAGFAASGGMLRIAIWSNSCRGDVNRNGLTTYPDYAALVAALGTCRGATQFNPDADLDKDGCVTSADLNLLTIDLNCNCWGPPDHLIGDLNCNGVVGLADIPAFVAALQGPTHYYSLYPSCNWLYADINEDGAVNSADVNPFVTIVDLASRP; encoded by the coding sequence ATGCAGCGGAGTATCGGGTCCTGGCGGATCTGGGCGTGTGCTGGGTACATCATTGCGGGAGCGACACTGGCGCACAGCGGCGAGGAGGCCACGCGTGCGGGCCTGCTCTTCAAGCGGCAACCGGCGACCGTCACCATCGCGCCACTGGGCGCGTGGATCGACAGCGCCACCTGCACCGATGTGGCCGTCACGGACTTCACCGGCGATGGGCGCACGGATATCGCGGTCGCGTGGTATGCCAACGACGACGACAACCCCGCCGCCAGCCTGCGCGTGCTGACCATCCTGCGGAACACCGGCGCGGGCTTTACACTCGCGGCCGACATCAACCTGTATATCTACGATGCCGCGCAGCCCAACATGTCCGTGTTTCGCCGCGGCACGTCGGACATCGGCGTGGGCGATTTCGACGGCGACGGCGATGCCGATCTCGCGGTCACTCCCTTTTTTGGCGACGAACTCTGGTTGATCGAGAATCTCGGGAGCGGCCAGTTCGCCGCGCACCTCAAGTTCATGTTCGAGGTCAACACCACCACGGGCTATCTCACGCCCCCCGAGCTGTTGTCCGCCGATTTTGACGGCGACGGCCGCGCCGATCTGGCCTACATCGCCGATCCGAATCAATACCTCGACGGCCTGATGATCCACTTCTGGCGCACCGACGGCGCGATCGCGAACATGTACCGCACAGACTGGTGGGGTTACGACGGCGCGGTCCCGATGTGCTGGACGCGCGGCCTGGCGGTCGCGGACTTCGACGGCGACGGCCGTCCCGACGTCTGCTTCAGCGGTACGGTCGTGCCGCCGGCCCAGGAGGTCATCCCCATCTTCGCCACCTGGTTCGGCCTCAACACCGCCACCGGCGCGTTCCACGTGCACAACGAACTGCCCAGCATCATCTGCTCGGACGTCGTGGATGTCAGGCCTGTGCCCGGCAGCCGCCCCGGCGTGATTCTGACCGACAGCAACGGCCTGACGCTCCAGTACTGGGCGCAATCCTCCTCCGGCCCCGTGGACTTCACGTTCGTCACGCAGGAGACCGGATATGCCGGCCTCTCGCCCGGCCGCGGCATGGCGGCCGTCGCCGCGGACGTGGATGGCGACGGCGATCACGACATTATCACGAAGCAGAAGCTGGGTACGGCGGCCGATGGCAATCAGATCGAGGTCACGCTGTGCCAGAACGGCGGCACGACCTGGCGGCGCGTCAGTCCCGTCTCCGTGGACACGACCGGCTTCCAGAACCTGCAGACCAACCAGATCCTGCGGCCGCGCAACCTCGCATCGGCCGACCTGAGCGGCAACACCCTGCCGGAAATCGTGGCGGGGTTCGCGGCGTCGGGTGGCATGCTTCGGATCGCGATCTGGTCGAACAGTTGCCGGGGCGACGTCAACCGGAACGGGCTGACCACGTACCCGGATTACGCGGCGCTGGTCGCGGCCCTCGGCACGTGCCGCGGTGCGACGCAGTTCAACCCGGATGCCGACCTCGACAAGGACGGCTGCGTCACCAGTGCGGACCTGAATCTGCTGACGATCGACCTCAACTGCAATTGCTGGGGCCCCCCGGATCACCTGATCGGCGACCTCAACTGTAATGGCGTCGTGGGCCTGGCGGACATCCCCGCGTTCGTGGCCGCACTGCAAGGGCCCACGCACTACTACAGCCTGTACCCGAGCTGCAACTGGCTCTACGCGGACATCAACGAGGACGGGGCCGTCAACTCCGCCGACGTCAATCCGTTCGTGACCATCGTGGATCTGGCCTCGCGGCCGTAG